One Streptomyces sp. ML-6 DNA segment encodes these proteins:
- a CDS encoding adenylate kinase has product MKKIALFGPPASGKTTIAKELSASLEIPCTDLDNVLFTENGPLPLDEFRGKAERITRGESWVVEGNYSKLADVVWHRADVLVWLDLPLPLIVRRIVYRSLRQLTGLDASIQAQRLTWKRAFFGRRSLLRTAVRKYRNNRPRYARQVAETAELGVRVVRLRSGREADAWLARQLSGR; this is encoded by the coding sequence ATGAAGAAGATCGCCTTATTCGGCCCTCCTGCGAGCGGGAAAACGACGATCGCGAAAGAACTTTCCGCTTCGCTGGAAATTCCTTGCACTGACCTTGACAATGTGCTGTTCACCGAGAACGGTCCTCTTCCACTCGATGAATTCCGGGGCAAGGCCGAGCGGATCACGCGGGGGGAATCGTGGGTGGTCGAGGGGAATTACTCAAAGCTTGCAGACGTGGTGTGGCACCGGGCGGATGTCCTGGTCTGGCTCGACCTCCCGTTGCCCCTGATCGTGCGCCGGATCGTGTACCGGAGCCTGCGCCAGCTCACCGGCCTGGACGCGAGCATCCAGGCGCAGCGGCTCACGTGGAAGCGTGCCTTCTTCGGGCGGCGGTCCCTGCTGCGCACGGCTGTCCGGAAGTATCGCAACAACCGCCCCCGGTATGCCCGGCAGGTCGCCGAGACGGCCGAGCTGGGCGTCCGTGTCGTACGGCTCCGCAGTGGGCGGGAGGCGGATGCATGGCTCGCGCGGCAGCTCTCGGGACGGTGA
- a CDS encoding DNA-binding protein, whose protein sequence is MIPRNRPVINEADVARRIGVPLATWRRRDAPGFRSRVPSLLPESRYLVYDLAQAEAYIDGKPIPALPQDEHPEDLLTADEAAAVLGINPGTVRAYAVQGYLSAGTTVYGARLWPRREVNKRRDNPPGQGKGGGRRAGEPQVPRKQHSYEGDPRLRTASEALAAANSAPKSRIAAELAAEHGGTPRTWERLLTAAAALQDGAPEARA, encoded by the coding sequence GTGATCCCCCGTAACCGGCCGGTCATCAACGAAGCCGACGTCGCCCGCCGCATCGGCGTGCCGCTGGCCACCTGGCGCCGCCGCGACGCTCCTGGCTTCCGCAGCCGCGTCCCCAGCCTGCTCCCTGAGAGTCGCTACCTGGTCTACGACCTGGCCCAGGCCGAGGCCTACATCGACGGCAAGCCGATCCCCGCACTGCCGCAGGACGAGCACCCCGAGGACCTGCTCACCGCCGACGAGGCCGCCGCGGTCCTCGGCATCAACCCGGGCACTGTCCGCGCCTACGCCGTTCAGGGCTACCTCTCGGCCGGCACGACCGTCTACGGAGCCCGGCTGTGGCCCCGCCGCGAAGTCAACAAGCGCCGCGACAACCCGCCGGGCCAGGGAAAGGGCGGCGGCCGCCGCGCCGGCGAACCTCAAGTCCCCCGCAAACAGCACTCCTACGAAGGAGACCCGCGGCTCCGTACCGCCAGTGAGGCCCTCGCTGCGGCGAACAGCGCGCCCAAGAGCCGCATCGCCGCCGAACTGGCCGCAGAGCACGGAGGTACACCCCGCACCTGGGAACGGCTCCTCACCGCAGCCGCGGCGCTCCAGGACGGCGCCCCCGAGGCCCGTGCCTGA
- a CDS encoding DEAD/DEAH box helicase, whose amino-acid sequence MTVMKLRDHQIEAVSAIVRGLDIPPGGIPWNGLRGQVHAACGTGKTIIAAASAKRIVPKGRVLVVVPTLDLLAQTVKAWSSVGHRGPAVMVCSPLEDPELWHLGVRCTTNPVQLALWHATGPVTIYATYASLGVLREAFEGAYGQKLGPVDLACVDEAHRTSGSMGKAWADIHDQTKIPARRRLYLTATPRIWEERLNREVAEGVRDPLPREMAASMDDEKVFGPVLYKLSLASAVSRKLLARYQIIVLELQDPVVTPERLMGEERHTEEVRGQRLGALQAALLHTMEQHNLSTCITFHHRTIEAAAYAEGLERVAERLHADRPEKYPARIWADWLCGEHVPERRREVLRGFGSTARRAVLSNCRVLGEGVDIRAVDSVALLDPKGAPHDIVQAIGRALRQKPGEGKLASLIVPVFLRPDESPEDMFTSGSYRPLVKVLEGLRAHDEEAIELLAIPQEPQKDVVQPSRYLGAAPGDNEEETRLLLRFAAPRDPVMVADWVSFNVIDTERQDWARGWAALRGFVEREGHARVPYEHRERAFPLGRWVAEQRRAFGAGQMAGVRARRLEKLGMAWSAADARFQENLAAARVYYEQHWTLCAPRSAAVLDRPVGQWLSNLRRPGALAGHPEWEAALVALDEDWNPSWPAQWQRHFAALRELVRDEEGPAEVLPGFTVHGMDVGKWLAQQRRPEVWAALVQGQRERLEAVGVTPLPVTVLPEVPAPAPALAEPSMPAESSTAPVSAFERGVAALEQYKARTGSVKVPRAHVEVLPDGSEVKLGVFLSNTKSRRAKLTVDKLVALAGLGLEWAAMEGAA is encoded by the coding sequence ATGACCGTGATGAAGCTGCGTGACCACCAGATCGAGGCCGTGAGCGCGATTGTGCGCGGTCTCGATATCCCGCCGGGCGGTATTCCCTGGAATGGTCTGCGCGGCCAGGTGCACGCCGCGTGCGGAACGGGAAAGACCATCATCGCGGCGGCCTCCGCGAAAAGGATTGTTCCCAAGGGCCGCGTTCTCGTGGTGGTGCCGACCCTCGATCTCCTGGCGCAGACCGTGAAGGCGTGGAGCAGCGTCGGGCACAGAGGGCCGGCGGTCATGGTGTGCTCGCCGCTGGAGGATCCGGAGCTGTGGCACCTGGGAGTGCGGTGCACCACGAACCCCGTGCAGCTGGCGCTGTGGCACGCCACGGGGCCAGTGACCATCTACGCCACCTACGCCTCGCTGGGCGTGCTCAGGGAAGCCTTTGAGGGCGCCTACGGCCAGAAACTCGGCCCGGTGGACCTCGCCTGTGTCGATGAGGCGCACCGGACGTCGGGGTCGATGGGGAAGGCGTGGGCGGACATCCATGACCAGACGAAGATCCCGGCGCGCCGGCGGCTGTATCTGACGGCGACGCCGCGGATCTGGGAGGAGCGGCTGAACCGTGAAGTGGCCGAGGGGGTGCGTGACCCGTTGCCGCGGGAGATGGCGGCCTCGATGGATGACGAGAAGGTCTTCGGGCCGGTCCTCTACAAGCTGTCGCTGGCGTCGGCGGTGTCGCGCAAGTTGCTGGCGCGGTACCAGATCATCGTTCTGGAGCTCCAGGACCCGGTCGTGACGCCGGAGCGGCTGATGGGTGAGGAGCGGCACACCGAGGAGGTCCGCGGGCAGCGCCTGGGTGCCCTCCAGGCTGCGCTGCTGCACACGATGGAGCAGCACAACCTGTCGACGTGCATCACCTTCCACCACCGGACCATAGAGGCCGCGGCGTATGCGGAGGGTCTGGAGCGGGTGGCCGAGCGGCTGCACGCCGACCGGCCCGAGAAGTACCCGGCTCGGATCTGGGCGGACTGGCTGTGCGGTGAGCACGTGCCGGAGCGTCGGCGGGAGGTGCTGCGCGGGTTCGGCTCCACCGCCCGGCGGGCTGTGCTCTCGAACTGCCGCGTCCTGGGTGAGGGCGTGGATATCCGGGCCGTGGACTCGGTGGCCCTGCTGGACCCCAAGGGGGCCCCGCACGACATCGTGCAGGCGATCGGCCGCGCTCTACGTCAGAAGCCCGGTGAAGGAAAGCTCGCTTCCCTGATCGTGCCGGTATTCCTCCGGCCTGACGAAAGCCCGGAGGATATGTTCACCTCTGGTTCGTACCGGCCTTTGGTGAAGGTATTGGAAGGTCTGCGGGCTCACGATGAAGAGGCAATCGAGTTGCTGGCTATTCCGCAGGAGCCGCAGAAGGACGTCGTGCAGCCCTCCAGATACCTCGGTGCTGCGCCTGGTGATAACGAGGAGGAAACCCGGTTGCTGCTCCGTTTCGCGGCTCCCAGGGACCCTGTGATGGTCGCGGACTGGGTCAGCTTCAACGTGATCGACACGGAGCGGCAGGACTGGGCTCGTGGCTGGGCGGCGCTCAGGGGCTTCGTCGAGCGCGAGGGGCACGCCCGGGTGCCGTACGAGCACCGCGAGAGGGCGTTTCCTCTGGGGCGGTGGGTCGCGGAGCAGCGGCGGGCGTTCGGGGCGGGGCAGATGGCCGGGGTGCGTGCCCGGCGGCTGGAGAAGCTGGGCATGGCCTGGTCGGCCGCTGATGCGCGGTTCCAGGAGAATCTGGCGGCGGCGAGGGTGTACTACGAGCAGCACTGGACGCTGTGCGCGCCCCGGTCGGCGGCGGTGCTGGACAGGCCGGTGGGGCAGTGGCTGTCCAACCTGCGCCGTCCCGGCGCGCTGGCCGGGCACCCGGAGTGGGAGGCCGCGCTGGTGGCCCTGGACGAGGACTGGAATCCGTCGTGGCCGGCGCAGTGGCAGCGGCACTTCGCCGCGCTGCGGGAGCTGGTGCGCGACGAGGAAGGGCCGGCGGAGGTTCTGCCCGGGTTCACCGTGCACGGCATGGACGTCGGCAAGTGGCTGGCCCAGCAGCGCAGGCCCGAGGTCTGGGCGGCCCTGGTACAGGGTCAGCGCGAGCGCCTGGAGGCGGTCGGTGTCACCCCGCTCCCGGTGACCGTGCTCCCGGAAGTCCCTGCCCCGGCCCCGGCCCTGGCGGAGCCAAGCATGCCCGCCGAGTCGTCCACGGCGCCTGTGAGCGCCTTCGAGAGGGGCGTGGCGGCCCTGGAGCAGTACAAGGCCCGCACGGGCTCTGTGAAGGTGCCCAGGGCTCACGTGGAGGTGTTGCCGGACGGGTCGGAGGTCAAGCTCGGAGTCTTCCTGTCCAACACCAAGTCCAGGCGCGCGAAGCTGACCGTCGACAAGCTCGTCGCGTTGGCCGGCCTCGGGCTGGAGTGGGCGGCCATGGAAGGAGCGGCGTGA
- a CDS encoding GNAT family N-acetyltransferase, giving the protein MTTGIEIRHYTTRHTPRLRPLLLDIYAEVYAKEAQSDPFCALDRFAEGLDSWMTRPGWTCTVAYDHDQPVGYAYGAPLPPASRWWSGLLTDTPADTITETGTRTYALSELMVRAPWRKTGTARRLHDALLIPRPEQRATLLVLQEHPKVRALYESWGWQTLGGLRPTLPAAPLFHAMLLDLPPHDGTVATMST; this is encoded by the coding sequence GTGACCACCGGCATAGAAATCCGCCACTACACCACCCGCCACACCCCCCGCCTGCGCCCGCTCCTGCTGGACATCTACGCCGAGGTCTACGCGAAGGAGGCACAGAGCGACCCGTTCTGCGCCCTCGACCGGTTCGCCGAAGGACTCGACAGCTGGATGACCCGCCCCGGCTGGACCTGCACCGTCGCCTACGACCACGACCAGCCCGTCGGCTACGCCTACGGAGCCCCGCTGCCTCCCGCCAGCCGGTGGTGGAGCGGACTGCTCACCGACACACCCGCCGACACCATCACCGAGACCGGCACTCGCACCTACGCACTCAGCGAGCTCATGGTCCGCGCCCCCTGGCGCAAGACCGGCACCGCCCGCCGACTCCACGACGCACTGCTCATACCCCGGCCCGAACAACGCGCCACGCTCCTGGTCCTCCAGGAGCACCCCAAGGTCCGGGCACTGTACGAATCATGGGGCTGGCAGACACTGGGCGGCCTACGCCCGACCCTCCCGGCCGCCCCGCTCTTCCACGCCATGCTGCTCGATCTCCCACCACACGACGGAACCGTCGCCACCATGTCGACGTAA
- a CDS encoding DUF6415 family natural product biosynthesis protein: MSYGVLHDPEALLAEELPLDRTPVTALADAILARKNVKGLRAGDCAQIALLLTGHARVVAAEVGRRFENLPKDSDLRPLIDQVLQEAERRLSVTSRTTLAYAQQRARLVKALYRALDRLPNPGPRPRTPDLCGSPGGTG, from the coding sequence ATGAGCTACGGCGTGCTGCACGACCCCGAGGCGCTCCTGGCCGAGGAGCTGCCGCTCGACCGTACCCCCGTCACGGCGCTGGCCGACGCGATTCTGGCCCGGAAGAACGTGAAGGGTCTACGGGCGGGCGACTGCGCGCAGATCGCGCTGCTCCTCACAGGGCACGCCCGCGTCGTCGCCGCCGAAGTGGGCCGGCGCTTCGAAAACCTGCCCAAGGACAGTGACCTGCGGCCGCTGATCGACCAGGTCCTCCAGGAAGCGGAGCGCCGCCTGTCGGTCACTTCCCGGACCACCCTTGCGTACGCCCAGCAACGGGCCCGGCTGGTGAAAGCGCTGTACCGGGCGCTGGACCGGCTCCCCAACCCCGGCCCGCGCCCGAGGACTCCTGACCTCTGCGGCTCCCCCGGTGGCACGGGATGA
- a CDS encoding conjugal transfer protein, with product MKRRKEQPQDVLPAEAGGWALGSLGGAANAVTVIRRTAWVLLVAGPVLAGWALVSRPAVTAPAAPVRQEQPAAGQPAGPGGFAELFVSAYLTAGEGTEEFLAPFLPNAREVSLTADPGVQRAQEVAAVRVRAVSAGYWSVTVAARVVSAGAAGGKKTGLEPGGAGPVLRYFQVPVRAGAGGGLAAVALPAEVGAPLSGEAPSLAYGQSVPVRSTDPAAQTLTGFFAAYLAGRGELDRYLSPGTALAAVSPAPYGRVEVARFAEVGTNDPFGTDERGVPVSDGERRQLLVDVTASDAGGQERPLTYAVTITARDGRWEIASVEGAPVLSKEPVGAGTKESAQ from the coding sequence GTGAAGCGCCGCAAGGAGCAGCCGCAGGATGTGCTGCCTGCCGAGGCGGGTGGTTGGGCGCTGGGTTCCCTGGGCGGTGCGGCGAACGCGGTAACGGTGATCCGCCGTACGGCCTGGGTGCTGTTGGTGGCCGGGCCGGTTCTGGCGGGGTGGGCGCTCGTGTCCCGGCCTGCGGTCACGGCGCCTGCGGCCCCGGTGCGCCAGGAGCAGCCGGCGGCCGGGCAGCCTGCGGGGCCGGGTGGGTTCGCCGAGTTGTTCGTGAGCGCGTATTTGACGGCTGGGGAGGGCACCGAGGAGTTCTTGGCGCCGTTCTTGCCGAATGCCCGCGAGGTGAGTCTGACGGCTGATCCGGGCGTGCAGCGGGCGCAGGAGGTCGCGGCGGTAAGGGTGCGGGCCGTGTCTGCCGGGTACTGGTCGGTGACCGTGGCTGCCCGGGTGGTCTCGGCCGGTGCCGCGGGCGGGAAGAAGACAGGGCTGGAACCGGGTGGGGCCGGGCCGGTGCTGCGGTATTTCCAGGTTCCGGTCAGGGCCGGTGCGGGCGGGGGTTTGGCGGCTGTGGCGCTCCCGGCCGAGGTGGGTGCGCCGTTGTCGGGTGAGGCTCCGTCGCTGGCGTATGGGCAGTCGGTCCCGGTCCGCAGTACCGATCCTGCTGCGCAGACGCTCACGGGGTTCTTTGCCGCCTATCTGGCCGGCCGCGGCGAGCTCGACCGCTACTTGTCCCCCGGGACGGCCCTGGCCGCGGTGTCGCCTGCCCCGTACGGGCGGGTCGAGGTGGCCCGGTTCGCCGAGGTCGGCACGAACGACCCGTTTGGCACCGACGAGCGGGGCGTTCCCGTGTCCGACGGGGAGCGCAGGCAGCTCCTCGTCGATGTCACCGCATCCGATGCCGGCGGGCAGGAACGGCCGCTGACGTACGCCGTCACGATCACCGCGCGGGACGGGCGCTGGGAGATCGCATCCGTGGAAGGGGCCCCCGTGCTGAGCAAGGAGCCGGTCGGGGCCGGGACGAAGGAGAGCGCGCAGTGA